In the Pieris napi chromosome 19, ilPieNapi1.2, whole genome shotgun sequence genome, one interval contains:
- the LOC125059062 gene encoding 40S ribosomal protein S2 has translation MADAAPAGGRGGFRGGFGSRGGDRGRGGLRGRGRGRGRGRGRGKEDQKEWVPVTKLGRLVREGKIDKLESIYLFSLPIKEFEIIDFFLGASLNDEVLKIMPVQKQTRAGQRTRFKAFVAIGDNNGHIGLGVKCSKEVATAIRGAIILAKLSVLPVRRGYWGNKIGKPHTVPCKVTGKCGSVTVRLIPAPRGTGIVSAPVPKKLLQMAGVEDCYTSARGSTGTLGNFAKATYAAIAKTYAYLTPDLWRDIPLTKSPYSEFKV, from the exons ATGGCGGACGCAGCTCCAGCCGGTGGACGTGGCGGTTTCCGAGGTGGCTTTGGGTCTCGTGGGGGTGATAGAGGCCGTGGCGGTCTCCGTGGACGAGGACGTGGTCGCGGCAGGGGCCGCGGACGTGGAAAGGAAGATCAGAAAGAATGGGTGCCGGTCACCAAACTCGGACGACTTGTTCGCGAGGGAAAGATCGACAAACTGGAAAGCATCTATCTGTTTTCGTTACCCATCAAAGAATTCGAAATCATAGACTTTTTCTTGGGTGCCTCGCTTAACGATGAAGTATTAAAGATCATGCCTGTTCAGAAGCAGACCCGTGCCGGTCAACGTACCCGATTCAAGGCATTCGTCGCTATAGGAGACAATAATGGCCACATTGGCCTTGGAGTGAAGTGCAGCAAAGAAGTAGCAACTGCAATTCGTGGTGCTATTATCCTTGCTAAACTCTCTGTTCTGCCTGTGCGAAGAGGTTACTGGGGTAACAAGATTGGAAAGCCACATACAGTGCCATGCAAG GTCACAGGAAAATGTGGTTCAGTTACTGTGAGACTGATTCCTGCTCCACGTGGTACTGGTATTGTGTCTGCGCCAGTTCCTAAGAAGCTTCTTCAAATGGCTGGTGTTGAGGACTGTTACACATCTGCCCGTGGTTCAACTGGGACTCTTGGAAACTTTGCAAAGGCCACATATGCAGCTATTGCTAAGACCTATGCCTACTTGACGCCAGACCTATGGAGAGACATCCCCTTGACCAAGTCACCCTACTCTGAGTTTAAAGTctaa
- the LOC125059064 gene encoding probable DNA-directed RNA polymerases I and III subunit RPAC2, producing MKISELPGDEDSGLTCRTYVIQNETHTLGNALKCIVDRYEDVQFCGYTLPHPAESKIHFRIQTHETPALEVLKRGLKDLQKLCDHTLNLFEREVKEFNKT from the exons ATGAAAATTTCAGAG CTGCCTGGTGATGAAGATTCTGGTCTAACATGTCGGACCTATGTTATTCAAAATGAAACTCATACATTAGGAAATGCTTTAAAATGCATAGTTGATAGata tgaGGATGTTCAATTCTGTGGATATACATTACCTCATCCTGCTGAGTCTAAAATACACTTCAGGATACAAACACATGAAACCCCAGCTTTAGAAGTCCTTAAAAGAGGTCTTAAAGATTTACAAAAGCTCTGTGATCAcaccttaaatttatttgaaagagAAGTAAAAGaatttaacaaaacataa